Sequence from the Temnothorax longispinosus isolate EJ_2023e chromosome 6, Tlon_JGU_v1, whole genome shotgun sequence genome:
GTTCCAAGACCTAGCAAGCACATGAATCACCTCTACCGTTGCTTCTTTGGTCGTTGGTCAATTTGATTTGATCCGGGAATTCATTGTAAAGTTCGACCTAGAatttacaaagatataaagttgaaatacgcagaaatcaataaaaaaaaatgtccccATTGCGCCTACTAATATACTCACTTCACTTTCTTGAGCTAAAGCGTTTTTAGCTATCGTTTGGAAAGCTTGCTCGACATTAATAGCCTCTTTTGCACTAGTTTCAAAATATGGAATATTGTTCTTTGATTGACACCACTGTTGTGCTCTCTTACTGGAGACCTAAAACACAAGACACAGAAAGAACGTACATTAAatgtgaattatatataaatgtcgaAAGCACAAGTCATAACTTATCTTTAATACTACATTAACACacatctttaatataattttaatatttagtttataataactatatgaaactaaataaaagattaaattagtttcaagattttaaaattattttactcacCGCTCTTGATTCAAGATCTACTTTGTTCCCGAGCACGACAAACGGAAAGTTGTCCGGATCTCGGGGCGACgcttgaattaaaaattcatctcTCCATGAATCTAGGGATTTGAAGCTAGTCGGAGCGGATACATCGAATACCAGGACGCAACAGTCCGCGCCTCTGTAAAAAGCCACTCCTAACGATTGAAACCTCTCCTGCCCGGCGGTATCCCAAATCTAAGACAAGAAGGAACCTTATTAGAAATACAAGGTATCGCGGCAACACgttaaaataactaaattaGACGCGAGGATTACCTGCATGGTGACTATTCTATCCTCCACCATCACTTCCTTGGTCAAAAAATCCGCCCCTATTGTCGCTTTGTATTGATTACTAAACTTCTTATTGACATACTGGTTCATCAGAGATGTCTTCCCGACTCCTGAATCCCCGAGGATAATGACTTTCAGCAACACTTTCTTGCGAGACGCCATTCTTCGCTGGAAAGATGCAAAgcaacgttaaaaattaattctcgtaCGAATAGATGCTCAGAGCAAAGATCGttgtacaatttaaaaataaaagctgcTGTGACTAATACAGAATTCCTTATCAtcaagcatatatatatatatttgtgtaatatGATTCTTCTTTAATATCAGACTGATAGATGATTCATGACCAAAGAACACGCAGGAAAGAATTTTAGTGTCTTCAAATAAAttcacattaatataaatctttctatccaaatttttataaaagaacttaaaatatttaataccccaaataacaatttaagcatacatataataaatgtcaGCGGGCgagatatataattcaaatgtTTACTCTattttcatacaaatatataataaaaattgtattacattcttacattttttttagtctttgTAAGCAAAACTAAaatccaaa
This genomic interval carries:
- the Rab7 gene encoding ras-related protein rab7, producing the protein MASRKKVLLKVIILGDSGVGKTSLMNQYVNKKFSNQYKATIGADFLTKEVMVEDRIVTMQIWDTAGQERFQSLGVAFYRGADCCVLVFDVSAPTSFKSLDSWRDEFLIQASPRDPDNFPFVVLGNKVDLESRAVSSKRAQQWCQSKNNIPYFETSAKEAINVEQAFQTIAKNALAQESEVELYNEFPDQIKLTNDQRSNGRGDSCAC